The following are encoded together in the Pedobacter sp. D749 genome:
- a CDS encoding YgcG family protein codes for MKKIFLFSLLSLLFTFAFAQDFPEKPNTLVNDYANVLSADQKQQLETKLVTFNDSSSTQIAIAILKSVGDYDINEYAVELGRKWGVGQSGKNNGIMIVVAVGDRKISIQTGYGLEGALPDIYAKRIIDNDIKPNFKAGNYYVGLDEATTSIIKYTQGEYKNDNPKASSKKGGGGGSIVIIIIIVIVIIIIMRKGGGGGSEVIGGRGASNALFWAMLFGSGGGRSSGGWGGGSSGGGGGGFGGFGGGSFGGGGSSGSW; via the coding sequence ATGAAGAAAATATTCCTTTTCTCGTTACTGAGTTTATTATTCACTTTCGCCTTTGCACAGGATTTTCCAGAGAAACCCAATACTTTGGTTAATGATTACGCTAATGTATTATCAGCCGATCAAAAGCAGCAACTGGAAACTAAATTAGTGACCTTTAATGATTCGTCATCAACACAAATTGCTATAGCGATATTAAAATCAGTCGGCGATTACGACATTAATGAGTATGCTGTAGAACTGGGCAGGAAATGGGGCGTTGGCCAAAGCGGCAAAAACAATGGCATTATGATCGTTGTTGCAGTTGGCGACCGAAAAATCTCTATTCAAACAGGTTATGGCTTGGAAGGTGCATTGCCCGATATTTATGCCAAGCGCATTATTGATAACGACATTAAACCCAATTTTAAAGCTGGAAATTATTATGTCGGCCTGGATGAAGCTACTACTTCAATAATAAAATATACCCAGGGCGAATATAAAAATGATAACCCAAAAGCTTCTTCAAAAAAAGGTGGCGGAGGTGGCAGTATTGTAATTATTATCATCATTGTCATCGTAATCATCATCATCATGCGAAAAGGTGGCGGAGGCGGAAGCGAAGTAATTGGCGGACGCGGGGCATCTAATGCGCTATTTTGGGCTATGCTGTTTGGAAGTGGCGGAGGCCGAAGCAGCGGTGGCTGGGGAGGTGGCTCTTCTGGTGGAGGAGGCGGTGGATTCGGTGGTTTTGGCGGAGGAAGCTTTGGCGGTGGCGGAAGCAGCGGAAGCTGGTAG
- a CDS encoding TPM domain-containing protein, producing the protein MSLFSDIEQERIANAISDAERATSGEIRIAIDKHCAGDPYEKATEYFAKLDMDKTAKRNGVLIYLAHADHKFAIIGDVGINQVVPEDFWETTKIAMTAHFAKGNLADGIIAGVALAGEKLALFFPPQKGDINELPNDIVFMDNLEQK; encoded by the coding sequence ATGTCGTTATTTTCAGATATTGAACAAGAAAGAATAGCAAACGCGATCTCCGATGCAGAAAGAGCAACTTCCGGAGAAATTAGGATTGCTATTGATAAACATTGCGCAGGCGATCCGTATGAAAAAGCCACCGAATATTTTGCTAAACTTGACATGGATAAAACAGCAAAAAGAAATGGGGTACTGATATACCTGGCGCATGCCGATCATAAATTTGCCATTATTGGCGATGTGGGCATTAATCAGGTTGTACCTGAAGATTTTTGGGAAACAACCAAAATAGCGATGACTGCACATTTTGCAAAAGGAAATTTAGCCGATGGCATTATTGCAGGTGTAGCCTTGGCTGGAGAAAAACTGGCCTTGTTCTTCCCGCCTCAAAAAGGTGACATTAATGAATTGCCAAATGATATCGTTTTTATGGACAATCTAGAGCAGAAATAA
- a CDS encoding LemA family protein gives MKRLIFGILAAVIAVSTLSSCGYNSMVKLDENVKSKWGTVQTQYQRRADLIPNLVATVKGAAKFEQGTLTAVTEARAKATQMTVNTDDLSPENIKKFQAAQGELSQALGKLLSITENYPELRATQQFSDLSAQLESTENRITVARKDFNDAVQEYNGKIRSFPTNLTAGMFGFKPKGYFEADASAKNAPKVEF, from the coding sequence ATGAAAAGATTAATATTTGGAATTTTAGCTGCAGTTATTGCAGTGAGCACTTTAAGTTCATGCGGATATAACAGCATGGTTAAATTGGATGAGAACGTTAAATCGAAATGGGGAACAGTACAAACCCAATATCAGAGAAGAGCAGATTTGATTCCTAACCTGGTAGCAACCGTAAAAGGAGCTGCTAAATTTGAACAGGGTACATTAACAGCGGTAACTGAGGCGCGTGCAAAAGCCACTCAGATGACGGTTAACACGGATGATCTTTCACCAGAAAACATCAAAAAATTCCAAGCTGCGCAGGGAGAATTAAGTCAGGCATTGGGTAAATTATTATCCATTACCGAGAATTATCCTGAGTTAAGGGCTACGCAACAATTCAGTGATTTGTCGGCACAATTAGAAAGTACTGAAAACAGGATCACTGTTGCCCGAAAAGATTTTAACGATGCAGTACAGGAATATAATGGTAAAATAAGGTCATTTCCAACCAATTTAACAGCCGGCATGTTCGGTTTTAAACCAAAAGGGTATTTCGAGGCTGATGCTTCAGCTAAAAATGCACCTAAAGTAGAATTTTAA
- a CDS encoding NAD(P)/FAD-dependent oxidoreductase → MQKDIEITLLPQEVEQTEMINQKLAEALKLPGSRIKGYEILKRSIDARSRKVIFRLQVKVFVDEEAIAGVYTINYPNVKEAKPVIIIGAGPAGLFAALQCIENGLKPIIIERGKDVKQRRRDLAAINKQGLVNTESNYCYGEGGAGTYSDGKLYTRSNKRGDINKVLQVFVNHGAEPDIAIDARPHIGTNKLPHIITSIKDTILNAGGEVMFDSRMTDILIEFGKVKGIEINFEEKLFADHIILATGHSARDVYELLNSKNILIEAKPFALGVRIEHPQEIIDSAQYHCDIRSEFLPPAYYSLVEQVGARGVFSFCMCPGGIIAPCSTGENEIVVNGWSPSKRNNPYANSGTVVQVTLNDVQGYDPLRMLNFQSEIEKAAFEAGGGNLVAPAQRMVDFVNNRLSLDLPKNSYLPGTKSSMLDNILPEFVSESLRAALPLFGKKIKGYYTNEAILVGVESRTSSPVRIPRDKETYQHPQVKGLYPCAEGAGYAGGIVSAAIDGINCANAILNAS, encoded by the coding sequence ATGCAAAAAGACATCGAAATTACGCTGCTCCCGCAAGAGGTAGAGCAAACAGAGATGATTAACCAGAAACTGGCTGAAGCGCTAAAATTACCTGGTTCAAGAATTAAAGGCTATGAGATCTTGAAGCGATCAATAGATGCCCGTTCCAGAAAAGTGATTTTCCGCTTGCAGGTAAAGGTTTTTGTTGATGAGGAAGCCATTGCTGGAGTTTATACCATTAACTATCCTAATGTAAAAGAAGCGAAACCCGTAATTATTATAGGCGCAGGTCCTGCAGGTTTGTTTGCTGCTTTGCAATGCATTGAAAATGGATTAAAGCCCATTATTATCGAACGTGGTAAGGATGTAAAACAACGCCGGAGAGATTTGGCTGCCATAAATAAGCAGGGATTAGTAAATACAGAATCTAATTATTGTTATGGAGAAGGTGGCGCAGGGACTTATTCGGATGGTAAACTATACACCCGTTCCAACAAACGGGGCGATATTAATAAAGTGCTTCAGGTTTTTGTAAACCATGGGGCGGAGCCAGATATTGCTATTGATGCCCGTCCACATATTGGTACCAACAAACTGCCGCATATTATTACTTCCATAAAAGATACGATTCTGAATGCCGGCGGAGAAGTGATGTTCGATAGCCGGATGACTGATATTCTAATTGAATTTGGAAAAGTAAAAGGCATTGAGATCAATTTTGAAGAAAAGTTATTCGCTGATCACATTATCTTGGCAACAGGACATTCTGCGAGAGATGTGTACGAATTGTTGAACAGTAAAAATATCCTGATCGAAGCAAAACCTTTCGCTTTAGGAGTCAGGATTGAGCATCCTCAGGAAATTATTGATTCAGCCCAATACCATTGCGATATCCGATCGGAGTTTTTACCTCCTGCCTATTACAGTTTAGTTGAGCAGGTTGGTGCCCGCGGGGTATTTTCTTTTTGCATGTGTCCGGGTGGGATTATTGCACCTTGTTCTACAGGCGAAAACGAAATCGTGGTAAATGGCTGGTCGCCTTCTAAGCGAAACAACCCATATGCCAATTCCGGAACGGTGGTTCAGGTGACTTTAAATGATGTTCAGGGTTACGATCCGCTAAGGATGTTGAATTTTCAATCCGAAATAGAAAAAGCTGCCTTTGAAGCTGGAGGAGGAAACCTCGTTGCCCCCGCACAACGTATGGTCGATTTTGTAAACAACAGATTATCATTGGATCTCCCGAAGAATTCTTATCTGCCCGGTACCAAAAGTTCGATGCTCGATAATATTCTCCCTGAATTTGTATCTGAGAGTTTGCGCGCAGCATTGCCTTTATTTGGCAAAAAAATTAAGGGTTATTACACAAATGAAGCTATTTTGGTAGGCGTAGAGAGCAGAACCTCTTCTCCGGTAAGGATTCCAAGAGATAAAGAGACTTATCAGCACCCTCAGGTAAAAGGTTTATATCCTTGTGCAGAAGGTGCGGGTTATGCGGGTGGAATCGTTTCGGCAGCAATTGATGGAATTAACTGTGCAAATGCGATATTGAATGCATCTTAA
- a CDS encoding DinB family protein: MFNITNEIKKAFNGDAWHGNHVMQTLNNVNPEKAFSHLVPGAHSIAEIALHLTAWTEEVSSRLTGKPAAEPARGDWPEPEARTPQAWERIIFDFKIANEELIRVCESLKDNQWNDEVKNERNPALGTGVTNIELVSGLAQHHAYHSGQIALLSKF, from the coding sequence ATGTTTAATATCACGAACGAAATAAAAAAAGCTTTCAATGGTGATGCGTGGCATGGTAATCATGTAATGCAAACATTGAATAATGTAAATCCGGAAAAAGCGTTTAGCCATTTAGTGCCAGGGGCACATTCGATAGCCGAAATTGCACTGCATTTAACCGCTTGGACAGAAGAAGTTTCGTCTAGATTAACCGGTAAACCAGCTGCTGAACCTGCAAGAGGCGATTGGCCCGAGCCTGAAGCAAGAACACCACAGGCTTGGGAACGCATTATCTTTGATTTTAAGATCGCGAACGAAGAACTGATCCGTGTTTGCGAAAGCCTGAAAGACAACCAATGGAATGATGAAGTAAAGAACGAGCGTAATCCTGCTTTAGGTACAGGGGTAACCAATATTGAATTGGTAAGCGGGCTTGCACAACACCATGCTTACCATTCCGGTCAGATTGCTTTATTGTCTAAATTTTAA
- a CDS encoding CoA-binding protein has product MKKTLIIGASPDPSRYSYKAAHMLKRFNHDIVNVGIKKGEVAGIEIEKPGEIHHDIDTITLYIGPALQPQYHDYILATKPKRVIFNPGTENYELEKLLDQHDIEPVEACTLVLLSTGQY; this is encoded by the coding sequence ATGAAAAAGACTTTGATTATTGGCGCCTCGCCAGATCCTTCAAGATATTCGTACAAAGCAGCGCACATGCTTAAGCGCTTTAACCATGATATTGTCAATGTTGGCATAAAAAAAGGAGAAGTTGCAGGCATTGAAATTGAAAAGCCTGGAGAAATCCACCATGATATTGATACTATCACTTTGTATATTGGTCCTGCTCTACAGCCGCAATACCACGATTATATTCTGGCTACCAAACCAAAGCGGGTAATCTTTAACCCAGGAACAGAGAATTACGAATTGGAAAAGCTCTTGGATCAGCATGATATAGAGCCTGTTGAAGCCTGCACTTTAGTATTGCTTAGTACCGGACAATATTAA
- a CDS encoding acyloxyacyl hydrolase has translation MKKQLLTFIFVITGWAFAEAQIAPENHSIIIKPIFGTHINNDQGHLFQDQITGFDAAYFKEISQNSDKWIGFSGAKSYGIGFIFRDLSKLKGTKDNSEHAFGQVYSLVAQMDFQLFKIGKTKINFTPGVGLGYTNKYYYNNTKNRFLGSPINETIKADLGMELPMSKYTDLLLGLGFLHVSNGGATVPNGGLNTGNIYVGIKLNNPKTLTAEQKSTYTTLKRNSIELSAGLGARGVFANRTKSLYKSGLYAGYNFYLNDVISLKAGADAVYYYTVFDPNNYGDTFQNYGTSYDRWRTGISIGADINLWRITVAAQVGKYIHYNRLMDKANWYWTFGPTFNITPHIGLQAKTYMHFAQADFVNWGVVYRF, from the coding sequence ATGAAAAAACAATTACTTACTTTTATTTTCGTGATTACAGGCTGGGCATTTGCGGAGGCTCAGATTGCTCCGGAAAACCATTCTATTATCATTAAGCCTATATTTGGCACACACATCAATAATGATCAGGGGCATCTGTTTCAGGATCAGATTACAGGATTTGACGCAGCTTATTTCAAGGAGATTAGCCAGAATAGCGATAAATGGATTGGATTTAGTGGTGCTAAATCTTACGGGATCGGTTTTATTTTCAGAGACCTAAGCAAATTAAAGGGAACAAAAGATAATTCGGAACATGCCTTTGGGCAGGTATATAGTTTGGTGGCTCAGATGGATTTCCAATTGTTTAAAATTGGAAAGACTAAAATTAATTTCACCCCAGGGGTTGGTTTAGGATACACGAATAAGTATTATTACAACAATACCAAAAACAGATTTTTGGGAAGCCCGATTAATGAAACCATTAAAGCAGATTTAGGAATGGAGCTGCCAATGAGCAAATACACTGATTTACTTTTAGGTTTAGGTTTTCTACATGTATCTAACGGAGGGGCAACTGTTCCAAATGGTGGCTTGAATACGGGAAACATTTATGTCGGAATTAAATTAAACAACCCTAAAACATTAACTGCTGAGCAGAAAAGCACCTACACTACTTTGAAGCGAAATTCTATTGAGTTGAGTGCTGGTTTAGGCGCAAGGGGCGTATTTGCGAATAGAACTAAAAGCTTGTACAAAAGTGGATTATATGCTGGTTACAATTTTTACCTTAATGATGTCATATCGCTTAAAGCCGGTGCGGATGCCGTTTATTATTATACCGTATTTGACCCTAATAATTATGGGGATACTTTCCAAAACTATGGCACTTCTTACGACCGCTGGCGCACCGGGATCAGCATTGGCGCTGATATCAACCTATGGCGCATAACTGTCGCGGCACAAGTTGGTAAATACATCCACTACAATAGATTGATGGATAAAGCAAACTGGTACTGGACATTTGGACCTACATTTAATATTACACCACATATTGGTTTACAGGCAAAAACCTATATGCATTTTGCCCAGGCTGATTTTGTAAACTGGGGCGTGGTATACCGTTTTTAA
- a CDS encoding lipid A deacylase LpxR family protein, whose translation MLKLYFSLLFIGIAEISYAQNYKNELVIISENDAYIDITSDRYYTNGAFIKFRHALNGENLKTGRSKEIIGFELGQKIYNPYYSFVPNPALHDRPFTAYLYGEANYSRFYSNKQMLKVSTQIGITGKDALGEKFQKAFHKLVGQNQIEGWEYGLKSEPTLNLGAEYNKLLITTNNKVFDATGTASAALGNVITKANLGAMLRLGRFNDMEGSAAFNSLVSNNNNYKTTRKYELFLSVNPQLHAVAFDSSLQGGLFRSDKGPITFKPKPFVFTTQMGLTFAIARWTANYTATFTSNEVKNSATGYRYAFYSLAYRFSKN comes from the coding sequence ATGCTCAAATTATACTTTTCTCTGCTATTTATCGGCATAGCAGAAATCAGTTACGCGCAAAATTATAAAAATGAGCTTGTTATTATTTCCGAGAACGATGCTTACATTGATATTACAAGCGACCGCTATTATACAAACGGTGCTTTTATTAAATTTAGGCACGCTTTAAATGGTGAAAACCTGAAAACCGGGAGAAGCAAAGAGATTATTGGCTTTGAGCTTGGTCAAAAAATATATAATCCCTACTACAGCTTTGTACCAAACCCTGCTCTACACGACCGCCCTTTTACAGCCTACCTTTATGGCGAAGCAAATTATAGCCGTTTTTATAGCAATAAACAAATGCTAAAGGTTTCTACACAAATTGGAATTACCGGAAAAGATGCTTTGGGCGAAAAGTTTCAAAAAGCATTTCATAAACTAGTTGGTCAAAACCAGATTGAAGGTTGGGAATACGGTTTAAAAAGTGAGCCGACACTGAACCTTGGCGCCGAATACAACAAGCTTTTAATCACCACCAATAATAAGGTATTTGATGCTACTGGAACGGCTTCGGCTGCGCTAGGCAACGTAATTACAAAGGCCAATCTTGGCGCCATGTTGCGGTTAGGCAGATTTAACGATATGGAAGGCTCAGCAGCTTTTAACAGTTTGGTGAGTAATAACAATAACTACAAAACTACGCGTAAATACGAACTTTTTCTTTCGGTTAATCCGCAATTACATGCTGTTGCGTTTGATTCGAGCTTGCAGGGTGGTTTATTTAGGAGTGATAAGGGACCAATTACCTTTAAACCAAAACCTTTTGTTTTTACCACACAGATGGGATTAACTTTCGCCATTGCACGCTGGACAGCCAACTACACCGCTACTTTTACATCTAACGAAGTTAAAAACAGCGCCACCGGCTACCGTTATGCCTTTTATAGTCTTGCTTACCGTTTTAGTAAAAACTAA